A single region of the Triticum dicoccoides isolate Atlit2015 ecotype Zavitan chromosome 2B, WEW_v2.0, whole genome shotgun sequence genome encodes:
- the LOC119362540 gene encoding zinc finger protein CONSTANS-LIKE 13-like isoform X1, which translates to MSGSGAVPGAAAGAVAVPTGECYFCAGAPAVVYCRADAAGLCLPCDRHVHGANTVSCRHARAPLCAVCRAAAATVRRGAARFLCSNCDFEEQQHGEGELTEPPPLLHDHGTVEGYTGCPSVGDLAAILGVFLGDKAAEAWWPLWEEPQVLSFDDVVVPTTACHGLQPLLTSSFSPKNRSPPCGELDGEVLRQLAELAKSEEAAAYVEDPEPAGVDQLPPPWGSSDYAAIGHGDLGAPGVEAICAAAILHVPPSQQNQEAWIATSCNELPEQVSASSSAEPSLSSFVEVSDVCPGLSRSGSCADAAANAGHDHPSPAAAPVAAAPAPAQAAQATKKVGGYDVVYPDRGKVISRYKEKRKNRMFGKQIRYESRKARADGRVRINGRFAKSNQ; encoded by the exons ATGTCCGGCTCCGGCGCGGTACCCGGGGCTGCTGCCGGCGCGGTGGCGGTGCCCACGGGGGAGTGCTACTTCTGCGCCGGCGCGCCGGCGGTGGTGTACTGCCGGGCGGACGCCGCGGGGCTCTGCCTGCCGTGCGACCGCCACGTCCACGGCGCCAACACGGTCTCCTGCCGCCACGCCCGGGCCCCGCTCTGCGCCGTCTGCCGCGCTGCCGCGGCCACCGTCCGCCGCGGCGCTGCCCGGTTCCTCTGCTCTAACTGCGACTTCGAGGAGCAGCAGCACGGGGAGGGGGAGCTGAcggagccgccgccgctgctgcacgACCATGGCACGGTGGAGGGCTACACCGGGTGCCCCTCGGTAGGCGACCTAGCGGCGATCCTCGGTGTCTTCCTCGGCGACAAAGCGGCTGAGGCGTGGTGGCCTCTTTGGGAGGAGCCCCAGGTGCTCAGCTTCGACGACGTCGTCGTGCCGACCACCGCCTGCCATGGCCTCCAGCCTCTCCTCACCTCGTCGTTCTCTCCCAAG aacCGGAGCCCGCCCTGCGGGGAGCTGGACGGCGAGGTTCTCCGGCAGCTCGCGGAGCTGGCCAagtcggaggaggcggcagcgtatGTCGAGGACCCGGAGCCGGCCGGCGTTGATCAGCTGCCTCCGCCATGGGGATCTTCAGATTACGCTGCTATTGGGCACGGTGATCTTGGGGCTCCTGGAGTTGAGGCTATCTGCGCGGCAGCAATCCTGCATGTACCTCCGTCTCAG CAGAACCAGGAGGCGTGGATCGCGACGAGTTGCAATGAACTTCCCGAGCAAGTCTCGGCGAGCTCATCGGCCGAACCGAGCCTGTCGTCGTTCGTGGAGGTGTCGGACGTCTGCCCCGGCCTGAGCCGCAGCGGCAGCTgcgccgacgccgccgccaacgccgGGCACGATCACCCGTCGCCTGCAGCGGCACCAGTtgcggcggcgccggcgccggcgcaagCAGCTCAGGCGACCAAGAAGGTTGGCGGCTACGACGTGGTCTACCCTGACCGCGGCAAGGTGATCTCGCGCtacaaggagaagaggaagaacaggAT GTTCGGGAAGCAGATCCGGTACGAGTCGCGCAAGGCCCGCGCCGACGGCAGGGTGAGGATCAACGGCCGCTTCGCCAAGTCGAACCAGTAG
- the LOC119362540 gene encoding zinc finger protein CONSTANS-LIKE 13-like isoform X2 — MSGSGAVPGAAAGAVAVPTGECYFCAGAPAVVYCRADAAGLCLPCDRHVHGANTVSCRHARAPLCAVCRAAAATVRRGAARFLCSNCDFEEQQHGEGELTEPPPLLHDHGTVEGYTGCPSVGDLAAILGVFLGDKAAEAWWPLWEEPQVLSFDDVVVPTTACHGLQPLLTSSFSPKNRSPPCGELDGEVLRQLAELAKSEEAAAYVEDPEPAGVDQLPPPWGSSDYAAIGHGDLGAPGVEAICAAAILHVPPSQNQEAWIATSCNELPEQVSASSSAEPSLSSFVEVSDVCPGLSRSGSCADAAANAGHDHPSPAAAPVAAAPAPAQAAQATKKVGGYDVVYPDRGKVISRYKEKRKNRMFGKQIRYESRKARADGRVRINGRFAKSNQ, encoded by the exons ATGTCCGGCTCCGGCGCGGTACCCGGGGCTGCTGCCGGCGCGGTGGCGGTGCCCACGGGGGAGTGCTACTTCTGCGCCGGCGCGCCGGCGGTGGTGTACTGCCGGGCGGACGCCGCGGGGCTCTGCCTGCCGTGCGACCGCCACGTCCACGGCGCCAACACGGTCTCCTGCCGCCACGCCCGGGCCCCGCTCTGCGCCGTCTGCCGCGCTGCCGCGGCCACCGTCCGCCGCGGCGCTGCCCGGTTCCTCTGCTCTAACTGCGACTTCGAGGAGCAGCAGCACGGGGAGGGGGAGCTGAcggagccgccgccgctgctgcacgACCATGGCACGGTGGAGGGCTACACCGGGTGCCCCTCGGTAGGCGACCTAGCGGCGATCCTCGGTGTCTTCCTCGGCGACAAAGCGGCTGAGGCGTGGTGGCCTCTTTGGGAGGAGCCCCAGGTGCTCAGCTTCGACGACGTCGTCGTGCCGACCACCGCCTGCCATGGCCTCCAGCCTCTCCTCACCTCGTCGTTCTCTCCCAAG aacCGGAGCCCGCCCTGCGGGGAGCTGGACGGCGAGGTTCTCCGGCAGCTCGCGGAGCTGGCCAagtcggaggaggcggcagcgtatGTCGAGGACCCGGAGCCGGCCGGCGTTGATCAGCTGCCTCCGCCATGGGGATCTTCAGATTACGCTGCTATTGGGCACGGTGATCTTGGGGCTCCTGGAGTTGAGGCTATCTGCGCGGCAGCAATCCTGCATGTACCTCCGTCTCAG AACCAGGAGGCGTGGATCGCGACGAGTTGCAATGAACTTCCCGAGCAAGTCTCGGCGAGCTCATCGGCCGAACCGAGCCTGTCGTCGTTCGTGGAGGTGTCGGACGTCTGCCCCGGCCTGAGCCGCAGCGGCAGCTgcgccgacgccgccgccaacgccgGGCACGATCACCCGTCGCCTGCAGCGGCACCAGTtgcggcggcgccggcgccggcgcaagCAGCTCAGGCGACCAAGAAGGTTGGCGGCTACGACGTGGTCTACCCTGACCGCGGCAAGGTGATCTCGCGCtacaaggagaagaggaagaacaggAT GTTCGGGAAGCAGATCCGGTACGAGTCGCGCAAGGCCCGCGCCGACGGCAGGGTGAGGATCAACGGCCGCTTCGCCAAGTCGAACCAGTAG